The following are encoded in a window of Blastocatellia bacterium genomic DNA:
- the glnA gene encoding type I glutamate--ammonia ligase has product MDPKRVMQYAVDEQIKFVDLRFTDLPGTWHHVTIPIGAFNEATFDSGIGFDASSLRGWASINESDMLLMPDPSRFWVDPFFEEPTLTMFANVVDPLTKEGYQLDPRSVAARAESYLRFTGIAEACYFGPEAEFFIFDHVSYHNEANSAGYRFDSAEGLWNSGRPEDNLGYRVRHKEGYVPLPPVDSLHDLRSDIVQNLETVGLKPEMHHHEVASGGQCEIDFRFDTLLGTADNVMVFKYIVKNTAFYYGKAATFMPKPMFGDNGSGMHCHQSLWKGDRALFAGDGYAGLSEMALHYAGGILKHAAALAALVAPTTNSYKRLVPGYEAPVNLAYSRRNRSAAIRIPMYSQSAGAKRLEVRFPDPSCNPYLAFAAMMMAGLDGIQNRIAPGEPLDKDIYDLSPEELQNVPTLPGSLDRALDALEADHDFLLKGDVFSEALIERWISYKRQKEVDPVRMRPHPLEFQMYFDV; this is encoded by the coding sequence ATGGATCCCAAACGAGTCATGCAGTACGCGGTTGACGAGCAGATAAAATTCGTTGACCTGCGCTTCACGGATCTGCCCGGCACCTGGCATCACGTGACGATCCCCATCGGCGCGTTCAACGAAGCGACGTTCGATTCCGGCATCGGCTTTGACGCGTCGAGCCTGCGCGGCTGGGCGTCAATCAACGAATCGGACATGCTGTTGATGCCCGACCCTTCGCGCTTCTGGGTCGATCCCTTTTTTGAAGAGCCGACGCTGACCATGTTTGCCAATGTCGTTGACCCGCTGACCAAGGAAGGCTACCAGCTCGACCCGCGCTCGGTAGCGGCGCGCGCCGAAAGCTATCTGCGCTTCACAGGCATCGCCGAAGCCTGTTACTTCGGCCCCGAAGCCGAGTTCTTCATCTTCGATCACGTCAGCTATCACAACGAGGCGAACAGCGCCGGTTACCGCTTCGACTCGGCGGAAGGTCTGTGGAATTCGGGCCGCCCGGAAGACAATCTCGGCTACCGCGTGCGTCACAAAGAAGGCTACGTGCCGCTGCCGCCGGTTGATTCCTTGCACGACCTGCGCTCGGACATCGTGCAGAACCTCGAAACCGTCGGCCTCAAGCCGGAGATGCATCACCACGAAGTCGCTAGCGGCGGTCAGTGCGAAATCGATTTCCGCTTCGATACGCTGCTCGGCACCGCCGACAACGTCATGGTCTTCAAGTACATCGTCAAGAACACGGCATTCTATTACGGCAAGGCGGCAACCTTCATGCCGAAGCCGATGTTTGGCGACAACGGCAGCGGCATGCATTGTCACCAGTCGCTGTGGAAAGGCGACCGCGCGCTGTTTGCGGGTGATGGTTACGCCGGGCTTTCCGAGATGGCGTTGCATTATGCCGGCGGCATCCTCAAGCACGCGGCGGCGCTGGCGGCGCTGGTGGCGCCGACGACGAACAGTTATAAGCGGCTGGTGCCGGGCTATGAAGCGCCGGTCAATCTGGCCTACTCGCGGCGCAACCGCTCGGCGGCCATCCGCATCCCGATGTATTCGCAGTCGGCGGGCGCCAAGCGGCTTGAGGTGCGCTTCCCCGATCCGTCGTGCAATCCTTATCTGGCGTTTGCGGCGATGATGATGGCGGGGCTCGACGGCATCCAGAACCGCATCGCTCCGGGCGAGCCGTTAGACAAAGATATTTATGACCTGTCGCCGGAGGAGTTGCAGAACGTGCCGACGCTGCCCGGCTCGCTCGACCGGGCGCTCGACGCGCTCGAAGCCGATCATGACTTCCTGCTCAAAGGCGACGTCTTCAGCGAGGCGCTGATCGAGCGTTGGATTAGTTACAAACGCCAGAAGGAAGTAGACCCGGTGCGCATGCGCCCGCACCCGCTCGAATTCCAGATGTACTTCGACGTGTGA
- a CDS encoding RNA-binding S4 domain-containing protein — translation MLEAATGLAQFIAAPPRRAFAASPKMRLDLFLKYSRLVPRRTLAQQMCEAGAVRLNGTPAKSAREVRVGDEIVIRQRGRLTTVRVATVPLKPPAKAQAATLYETIGSESYETQESDE, via the coding sequence TTGCTTGAGGCCGCCACCGGGCTTGCGCAATTCATCGCCGCGCCGCCGCGTCGCGCCTTCGCCGCGTCGCCAAAGATGCGCCTCGATCTCTTCTTGAAGTACTCGCGCCTGGTGCCGCGCCGCACCCTGGCGCAGCAGATGTGCGAAGCCGGAGCGGTGCGCCTGAACGGCACCCCGGCCAAGAGCGCCCGCGAAGTCCGCGTCGGCGACGAGATCGTCATCCGCCAGCGCGGGCGCCTGACTACAGTGCGGGTCGCCACTGTACCGCTGAAACCTCCCGCGAAAGCGCAAGCCGCCACGCTCTACGAAACCATCGGCAGCGAATCCTACGAGACTCAGGAAAGTGATGAGTGA
- a CDS encoding SurA N-terminal domain-containing protein: MKLVVTALALACILGLATAARAQEAELVNEIVARVNNDIITRTDYLASLESFKEELRRQMQGKSEAEVNAEFEKLRPTVLDMMIEDLLLEQKAKELGIDVEAEVNQQMLQIMKESQLKTLAELEQAMRNQGVDPENARNSLRRRLQQQYVVQREVLVPIYQRLSEKEKRDFYEKNKDKLVVPGEVTLSEIFIPLEGHTAAEVEQRARRVVAEMRAGGNFAEAVKTNTPVTRASRAQDGKLGTFRPDELKEEIAAAVSSLKAGDVTEPIRVQDGFQIIRVDALKAATVRPYDDKEVQEMVARAATMDRAEEARKKYLKKLREDAFVEVAKGYLPAQAKAQKE; the protein is encoded by the coding sequence ATGAAATTAGTAGTCACTGCTTTAGCTCTGGCGTGCATATTGGGGCTTGCGACCGCCGCGCGCGCCCAGGAGGCCGAACTCGTCAACGAGATCGTCGCCCGTGTCAATAACGACATTATTACGCGCACCGATTACCTGGCGTCGCTCGAATCCTTCAAAGAAGAGCTGCGCCGGCAGATGCAGGGCAAGAGCGAGGCGGAGGTCAACGCCGAGTTTGAGAAGCTCCGCCCGACCGTGCTCGATATGATGATCGAAGACCTGCTGCTCGAACAGAAAGCCAAAGAGCTCGGCATTGACGTCGAGGCCGAAGTCAACCAGCAGATGTTGCAGATCATGAAGGAGAGCCAGCTCAAGACGTTGGCCGAGTTAGAACAGGCGATGCGCAACCAGGGGGTTGACCCCGAAAATGCTCGCAACTCGTTGCGCCGCCGCTTGCAGCAACAGTACGTCGTGCAGCGCGAAGTGCTGGTGCCGATCTATCAGCGGCTGTCTGAAAAAGAGAAGCGCGATTTCTACGAGAAGAACAAAGACAAGCTGGTTGTCCCCGGTGAGGTGACGCTGTCGGAAATCTTCATCCCGCTCGAAGGCCACACGGCGGCTGAAGTCGAGCAGCGCGCCCGCCGGGTCGTCGCCGAGATGCGCGCCGGCGGCAACTTTGCGGAAGCGGTCAAGACCAACACGCCGGTGACCCGCGCCTCGCGCGCCCAGGATGGCAAGCTCGGCACCTTCCGTCCCGACGAGTTGAAAGAAGAGATCGCCGCCGCCGTCTCGTCGCTGAAGGCCGGCGACGTGACCGAGCCGATCCGCGTGCAGGACGGCTTCCAGATCATCCGCGTAGACGCCCTCAAAGCCGCCACCGTGCGCCCCTACGACGATAAAGAAGTACAGGAGATGGTCGCCCGCGCCGCGACCATGGATCGCGCCGAAGAGGCGCGCAAAAAGTACCTGAAGAAGCTGCGCGAAGACGCCTTCGTCGAAGTCGCCAAAGGCTACCTGCCGGCGCAGGCGAAAGCCCAGAAGGAGTGA
- a CDS encoding peptidylprolyl isomerase — translation MGRKLVIFICCLLALAAACKKNADRSPVIATVNGEEVHRAEFEHFVAAKLGEVSGNDSADLLRSQMLDEYLRRRLLLAEAERAGLTVAEVEVEQAAQENPQLRALLAAGDSREEMRRDLLIDKYYRQVVLRNVRVTPEEAQRYLEQNQSRLTDRPGFLVREIRVQTRDEAERLRRELTEGKRDFAALARLHSDAPNAEAGGLSRYDEGQLPDILENAIKPLHPGDLSPVVESGYGFHLFKLEQRIQPHAPEERRAQLDDRRARLTEELIAQRNQQAIDAALAQMLEKASIQINDATLGFTYAGQLRHN, via the coding sequence ATGGGACGCAAGCTGGTCATCTTTATTTGCTGCCTGCTGGCGCTGGCGGCAGCCTGTAAGAAGAACGCGGATCGCTCGCCGGTCATTGCCACGGTCAACGGCGAAGAGGTTCACCGCGCCGAGTTCGAGCATTTCGTGGCGGCCAAGCTCGGCGAAGTTTCCGGCAATGATAGCGCCGACCTGTTGCGCAGCCAGATGCTCGACGAATATTTGCGCCGCCGGCTGCTGCTCGCCGAAGCCGAGCGCGCGGGGCTGACGGTCGCCGAGGTCGAAGTCGAGCAGGCGGCGCAAGAGAACCCGCAACTGCGCGCGCTGTTGGCCGCCGGCGATTCGCGCGAAGAGATGCGGCGTGACCTGCTCATCGATAAGTATTACCGCCAGGTCGTGCTGCGTAACGTGCGCGTGACGCCTGAAGAAGCGCAGCGATACCTTGAACAGAACCAGTCGCGGCTGACGGATAGGCCCGGCTTTCTGGTGCGCGAGATTCGCGTGCAGACGCGCGACGAGGCCGAGCGCTTGCGCCGCGAGCTGACCGAGGGCAAGCGTGATTTTGCGGCGCTGGCGCGGCTGCACTCGGACGCGCCGAACGCCGAAGCCGGCGGCCTCAGCCGCTATGACGAAGGGCAGTTGCCCGACATTCTCGAAAACGCAATTAAACCGCTCCACCCCGGCGACCTCAGCCCGGTCGTCGAATCGGGCTATGGCTTTCATCTCTTCAAGCTCGAACAGCGCATCCAGCCGCACGCCCCCGAAGAGCGCCGCGCCCAGCTCGACGACCGCCGCGCCCGGCTCACAGAGGAGCTGATCGCGCAAAGGAATCAACAGGCCATTGACGCGGCGCTCGCGCAAATGCTCGAAAAAGCCAGCATTCAGATCAACGACGCCACTCTAGGCTTCACATACGCGGGCCAACTCAGGCATAATTGA
- a CDS encoding tetratricopeptide repeat protein, whose translation MRSAGVLPFATQDPLEAGQALKVDAVLDGSIQQAAGRVRVTLRLLQVADGKALWTYQCDEYCTDLFALQDTISQKVTEALALKLTGDERTRLLKRYTDNADAYQAYLKGRYYYNRINEDDLNKAVESFQQALRLDPDDALADAGLSAVYAWGTQFYWRAREAMPRAREMAERARALDEQLAEAHAALGRVYAYYHWDYAAAEREFKRALELNPGSADAHLWYGEYLALMGRFEESVAAMKRAAQLDPLTPFVVIHPGFPSYLAGRYDEAIAYAQKGLEIDPNVRMIHIDLGLCYAMKGDAVRSIAELQRAIELGDHSPAAQTNLAFAYARAGDRATAQQKLKQALSSANGYVVPYFVATVYAALGDREQAFAWLERAYTERSNYLAWLKTDPRLNDLRADPRFADLLRRVGFVQ comes from the coding sequence TTGCGATCCGCCGGCGTGCTCCCCTTTGCGACCCAGGACCCGCTCGAAGCCGGGCAGGCGCTCAAAGTGGACGCGGTGCTTGATGGCAGCATTCAGCAGGCGGCGGGCCGCGTGCGGGTGACGTTGCGGCTGTTGCAGGTCGCGGACGGCAAGGCGCTATGGACGTATCAATGCGACGAATACTGCACAGACCTCTTCGCCTTGCAGGATACCATCTCGCAGAAAGTGACCGAGGCGCTGGCCCTGAAGCTGACCGGCGACGAGCGTACACGGCTGCTGAAACGCTACACCGACAACGCTGACGCCTACCAGGCTTATCTCAAAGGCCGCTACTACTATAATCGCATCAACGAAGACGACCTCAACAAAGCGGTTGAGTCCTTCCAGCAGGCGCTCCGCCTAGACCCTGACGACGCGCTGGCCGATGCCGGACTGTCGGCGGTTTACGCCTGGGGGACGCAGTTTTACTGGCGTGCGCGCGAGGCCATGCCCAGGGCGCGCGAGATGGCCGAGCGGGCGCGGGCGCTCGACGAGCAACTGGCCGAGGCGCATGCCGCGCTTGGGCGCGTGTATGCCTATTATCACTGGGACTACGCGGCAGCAGAGCGCGAATTCAAGCGCGCGCTTGAGCTCAACCCCGGATCGGCTGACGCGCATTTGTGGTATGGCGAATACCTCGCTTTGATGGGACGCTTTGAAGAATCCGTCGCCGCGATGAAACGTGCCGCGCAGCTCGACCCGCTGACGCCCTTCGTGGTGATTCATCCGGGATTCCCCTCCTACCTTGCGGGTCGCTACGACGAGGCGATTGCCTACGCTCAGAAGGGACTCGAAATAGACCCGAACGTGCGGATGATCCACATTGACCTCGGCCTCTGTTACGCGATGAAAGGGGACGCTGTCAGGAGCATTGCCGAGCTACAGCGGGCGATTGAGTTAGGCGACCACAGCCCGGCGGCGCAAACCAATCTCGCCTTCGCCTACGCGCGAGCCGGCGACCGCGCCACCGCCCAACAGAAGCTCAAGCAAGCCCTGAGCTCGGCCAACGGTTACGTCGTGCCCTACTTTGTGGCGACCGTCTACGCCGCGCTGGGCGACCGCGAGCAGGCGTTCGCGTGGCTGGAACGGGCTTACACTGAGCGCAGCAATTACCTGGCATGGCTGAAGACCGACCCGCGTTTGAATGACTTGCGCGCCGACCCGCGCTTCGCCGACTTGTTGCGGCGCGTCGGATTCGTGCAGTGA